In the Amblyraja radiata isolate CabotCenter1 chromosome 13, sAmbRad1.1.pri, whole genome shotgun sequence genome, one interval contains:
- the LOC116979740 gene encoding alpha-1,4-N-acetylglucosaminyltransferase-like has translation MITIRRIFSLVVIIGASVLLYVSWHMKTQQHFQKNMVRMSHVEDEAPMDDPRPHLDPGIMFVETNHNVELKPLVMCSVESAARQNPDKPIYFFMKGFSGNLSQYPEPKYRLIPLLSSMKNVILLPLNANELFDGTSLKFWYQKVNPEKEKFWTHVFADGCRLALLWKYGGIYLDTDIISMRPMPFANFTCPEHARAVSNGAIGFSHRHHPVLWNCMEDFVANYIGHIWGQQGPKLLTRVLKRWCQTNNLAPFIGKECNGISLWIRDRFYPIPYPAWKKYYTPWKKKDIERTFSATYGAHVWNFMNSNIKKEIIVGSGSLIEHFFQLYCPTTYRNVIQLNHSSR, from the exons ATGATTACCATTCGTCGGATATTTAGCCTTGTCGTCATAATTGGAGCTAGTGTTCTGCTGTATGTAAGTTGGCATATGAAAACACAACAACATTTTCAAAAGAACATGGTAAGAATGTCACATGTGGAAGATGAAGCTCCCATGGATGATCCTCGTCCACACCTGGACCCTGGGATTATGTTTGTGGAAACAAATCACAATGTGGAGCTGAAGCCATTGGTGATGTGCTCAGTGGAGTCTGCTGCTCGTCAAAACCCAGATAAACCAATCTATTTCTTCATGAAGGGGTTCAGTGGCAACTTGAGCCAATATCCAGAGCCTAAGTACAGACTCATCCCGTTGCTCTCCTCAATGAAGAATGTTATTCTTCTACCTTTAAACGCTAACGAGCTGTTTGATGGTACTTCATTGAAATTCTGGTATCAAAAG GTAAATCCAGAAAAGGAGAAGTTTTGGACCCATGTGTTTGCTGATGGCTGCAGATTAGCACTGCTGTGGAAATATGGGGGCATCTACTTGGATACTGATATTATATCAATGAGGCCAATGCCGTTTGCTAACTTTACATGCCCTGAGCATGCTAGAGCTGTCAGTAATGGGGCAATAGGTTTCTCACATAGGCATCATCCTGTTTTATGGAATTGCATGGAAGATTTTGTGGCCAATTACATTGGACATATTTGGGGTCAACAAGGCCCTAAACTGCTTACCCGTGTGCTGAAGAGATGGTGTCAGACGAATAATCTAGCTCCCTTCATTGGCAAAGAATGCAACGGCATCTCTTTATGGATCCGAGATCGGTTCTACCCAATCCCATATCCAGCTTGGAAGAAGTACTATACTCCTTGGAAAAAGAAGGATATAGAGCGGACCTTCTCAGCAACGTATGGAGCACATGTCTGGAATTTTATGAATTCCAACATTAAAAAGGAAATAATTGTTGGAAGTGgatcattaattgaacatttttttCAGTTGTATTGTCCAACTACATACAGAAATGTAATTCAGTTGAATCATAGTTCACGGTGA